Part of the Azospirillum thiophilum genome, ATCAGCTGGAACTCGCCGATGGCCTGCCCGAACTGCTTGCGGTCATGCAGGTAGGGGATCACCACGTCCATGCAGGCCTGCATGATGCCGAGCGGCCCGCCGGACAACACCGCGCGCTCGTAATCCAGCCCCGACATCAGGACGTTCACGCCGCGCCCGACGCCGCCCAGGACGTTCTCCTCCGGCACCTCGCAATCCTCGAACACCAGCTCGCCGGTGTTGGAGCCGCGCATGCCCAGCTTGTCCAGCTTCTGCGCCACCGAGAAGCCCTTGAAGCCCTTCTCGACCAGGAAGGCGGTGATGCCGCGCGGGCCGGCGGCGACGTCGGTCTTGGCGTAGATCACCAGCGTGTCGGCGTCGGGGCCGTTGGTGATCCACATCTTGGTGCCGTTCAGCACATAGCGGTCGCCCTTCTTGTCGGCCCGCAGCTTCATCGACACCACGTCGGACCCGGCGTTCGGCTCCGACATCGCCAGCGCGCCGACATGCTCGCCGGAGATCAGCTTGGGCAAATAGCGGCGCTTCTGCTCCTCGCTGCCGTTCTTGCGGATCTGGTTGACGCAGAGGTTGGAGTGGGCGCCGTAGCTGAGGCCCACCGAGGCCGAGGCGCGGGACACCTCCTCCATCGCCACCACATGTTCCAGATAGCCCATGCCGGCGCCGCCATACTCCTCGTCGACGGTCACGCCGAGGATGCCGAGGTCGCCCATCTTGCGCCAGAGGTCGTTCGGGAACTCGTTGGAGCGGTCGATCTCGGCGGCACGGGGAGCGATCTCGTTGGCGGCGAAGCTGCGCACCGAATCGCGCAGCATGTCGGCCGCCTCGCCGAGGTCGAAATTCAGGCTCGGGTACTGGTTGGACAGCATGGGCGTATCGCTCCCCTGGGAAATTATCCGCTCTTTGACCATACGTTACCGTATGGCCGGGCGCGAGGCAAGGGGCAAGCTGGGAGCTTCGAAAACCTATGCCGGCTCAAGGGATTAGGGAGATGCTCCGCTGCGGATACGGTTCCGCATCGTGGAAAGAGGTCGAAAAAGCCAATCCATTCAAGGCTGCCATGCGCCTGACCGGGCCGGATGCGGCATGGTCGCGCTTCCCAATTGCTGCGCTGCGGGGGTAGGTATTGGATACTGTATACCTGGAACACGCCCCGGGGAACACGCCGGGGGACACGCCGCGTTGAGGAGCCTGTGACGATGATCCGCGTACCGCGCCCGAACCTGGACGGCTTCACCATGGCCCTGGCGGCCACAGTCGGCGTGGCGTCCGTGCTGCCGGTGCATGGGCAGCTCGCGCTCGGCGTCCATTGGCTGGCCGAGGCGGCGATCGCGCTGCTGTTCTTCCTGCACGGCGCCCGGCTGCCGCGGGAAGAGGTGGTGGCGGGCATCGGCCACTGGCGCCTGCACCTGCTGATCTTCGCCCTGACCTTCGTCGCCTTCCCGCTGATCGGCTGGCTGGTGGTGGAGACCATGCCGGAACGGCTGCTGCCCCCGGCGCTCGCCATCGGCGTGCAGTTCCTCTGCCTGCTGCCCTCCACCGTCCAATCCTCGATCGCCTTCACCTCGATGGCGCGGGGCAATGTGGCGGCGGCGGTGTGCAGCTCCACCCTGTCCAACATTTCCGGCATCCTGATGACGCCGCTGCTGGTCGCACTGTTCCTGAAGGTGCAGGGCGGGGCCCTGTCGCTGGACACGCTCCAGACCATCGCGGCGCAGCTGCTGCTACCCTTTGTGCTGGGCCAGTTGCTGCGGCGCTGGGTCGGCGCCTGGGCGGCGCGGCACAAGGCGGTGCTGCGGGTGACCGACCGCGGATCGATCCTGCTGGTCGTCTATCTCGCCTTCAGCGAGGCGGTGGCGAACGGCCTGTGGACCCAGGTGCCGCCGGCGGCGCTGGGCATGGTGGTGCTGATCGATTGCGTCATCCTGGCGGTGTTCCTGGTCGGCACCACGCTGTTGAGCCGCCGCCTGGGCTTTTCCCGCGCCGACGAGACCACCATCGTCTTCTGCGGGTCGAAGAAGTCGCTGGTCAGCGGCGTGCCGATGGCCGGCCTGCTGTTCGCGCCGGCCACCGCCGGGCTGGTGCTGCTGCCGGTGATGCTGTTCCACCAGATCCAGCTGATGGTCTGCGCCGTCCTCGCCCGCCGCTACGCCGACGAGGAACAGGCGCGGGACGCGCTGCCGGCGGCGTCCTGACGGACGACGGACGGCAGCGCGCCCTTACACCGGTCAGCGGGCCTGAAGCATCCCCACCGCGCCGCGCGCAACCTCGTGCAGGTCGGCCTCGCCGCCGGCCTTGACATGGGCGAACAGGCCGGCGCGCATGCGCGGATCCCAGAATTTGCGGATGTGGGTCGCCGTCTCCGTCACCGCCTCCTCGTGCGGATAGGTGGCGAAATGGACGGCGATCTGG contains:
- a CDS encoding bile acid:sodium symporter family protein; translation: MIRVPRPNLDGFTMALAATVGVASVLPVHGQLALGVHWLAEAAIALLFFLHGARLPREEVVAGIGHWRLHLLIFALTFVAFPLIGWLVVETMPERLLPPALAIGVQFLCLLPSTVQSSIAFTSMARGNVAAAVCSSTLSNISGILMTPLLVALFLKVQGGALSLDTLQTIAAQLLLPFVLGQLLRRWVGAWAARHKAVLRVTDRGSILLVVYLAFSEAVANGLWTQVPPAALGMVVLIDCVILAVFLVGTTLLSRRLGFSRADETTIVFCGSKKSLVSGVPMAGLLFAPATAGLVLLPVMLFHQIQLMVCAVLARRYADEEQARDALPAAS
- a CDS encoding formate dehydrogenase subunit delta; this translates as MSHTNHAKELVRMANQIAVHFATYPHEEAVTETATHIRKFWDPRMRAGLFAHVKAGGEADLHEVARGAVGMLQAR
- a CDS encoding isovaleryl-CoA dehydrogenase yields the protein MLSNQYPSLNFDLGEAADMLRDSVRSFAANEIAPRAAEIDRSNEFPNDLWRKMGDLGILGVTVDEEYGGAGMGYLEHVVAMEEVSRASASVGLSYGAHSNLCVNQIRKNGSEEQKRRYLPKLISGEHVGALAMSEPNAGSDVVSMKLRADKKGDRYVLNGTKMWITNGPDADTLVIYAKTDVAAGPRGITAFLVEKGFKGFSVAQKLDKLGMRGSNTGELVFEDCEVPEENVLGGVGRGVNVLMSGLDYERAVLSGGPLGIMQACMDVVIPYLHDRKQFGQAIGEFQLMQGKLADMYTIMNAAKAYVYTVAKACDRGETTRKDAAAAILYSAEKATWMALEAIQTLGGNGYINEYPTGRLLRDAKLYEIGAGTSEIRRMLIGRELFKETA